The genomic DNA gttTATCTTACTACCTATCTGTCCATTTCCCAATctatcaacaaacacacatacacgcacatatgtatatgtatatatatatatgtatatatatacatatatatgtatataagtatatatgtgtgtgtctatttgtgtgtgcgtagctgcacacacacatacacacacacaccaatatgtatgtttataacacgccagtttttttttttttttatgaactgcaAATGAACTTGTCACCTCGCCTTATAGGCAAAACAAAGCAGCAAGTGTCCTCCGCATAGCATTGTTTTCCTTCCTGTCAACTAGTTTTCATTATTTCCTGGGTAGACTGAGGTATTTTGAGCTGGATGTCTGTTGTAAACTGTCCTTAAAATCCCTTAGAAGGATGtgccattgttttctttttttttaatttgtttcccctttgtttatctttgtttttctgtattttttttttttttttttttttttttttttgtgtgtgtgtgtatgtgtgtgtgtgtgtgtgtgtgtgtatcaggagGTCAGTTTTACTCTTAAGGTAATATGTCTTTTTAGCAATCACCTGACCGGAGCAAGACAAAGGGagtaagagataaatagatatatgtgtatatataaagagaggaggggtgagatcattaaaataagagaaagaaagaaagatagagagtgagagagagagagataatgggagagagagaataacacaaagagaaataacacggataaaaaaaagaacaaagaaagagataagaaaacgatataggaaaaaaaaaaaatatatagataataataccaataacaaaaaaaaactcaatagtGTGCCCAAACATGTTTCATGACCTCATTCAGTGTCCAGGAAAGCCTGAGGGCATGTGGATGACAGAGCTCTGGATAACGTGTCTGTAAGTCAAAACACCATCATTAACTCAGACAGGATATGAAGGAAAATATTCCGGTTTTGTTATCAATTCACACGACAttccctctttaaaaaaaattatcgcGTTTTCGAGACCAGAAGTTTTCGAAAACGAGGTGTAATTCAAGACTTTCTGTGTGTGAAAGGTGGGGCTGCATGCTTAATATACTTGTCGGTGCAAGTTGATAAGTATCCTGTTGCAAGAAGTTGTACAAAGTGCAACAAGTATTTTCACGTACATAAATTCCCCACATACATAGTGAATAACTAtcaatgtgtaagtgtgtgcgtgtttatgtgtatctgcaCTATACGTCATATATACTtcaatataagtatattataaatatatctatatatattttttcctatagACCCTACAATGTTTGAGGAAAGATATAATCATTgtttgatataaatagatatagataaatttagataTTAAGAAAGATATATACGCTTGTATTCATGTACTTCAATTACAAATaattgaatgtatacatatatatgcatagatagatagctataaatctataatacatctaatatatatatatatatatatatatatatatataatatatatatatatatatatatatatatatttatatgaatatatgtgtgtgcatatatatatgcatatgtatatatattttgtgtatatgtacatatatatgtttctgtacatatacatatgtacatatagtatatatatatataaacacatatatgttttgtgaGAGCGTGCACAtatgcgaatgtgtgtatatacatatattgtatatatatatatatatatatacatatattatacacacacatatatatggattcacCTGTATGAATGAAGCAGCGGAAATGCTCTGAAAGGTCGGCCAGCGGGACGCGGACGCGCCTCCACGGATGACGCGGCCGCTACGCCGCGGATTCTGACTGACCTTCCGTCCTGGTATATAAAGCCAACAAATTCTTGCTTTGGTGCAGTACGGGTCTTCGATCGGGAAATAATCATGACACctctggtaatgacaatgatgcatAGTTCACTCTAGAAGGGAGTAGAGACAGTAGAAGTGGTAGCCTTAATTGATGTTTGTCTGTGGATGTTTAAGAGCTGGAAAAGTTTTCaaaatcattactttttttccacATCCATGAAAAcgatttctttatctatttaccataAACTATGGAGGAAAACAACATTACCATAAACACTGAGGGAAAATTTCTTTGGCAGGTTTTGTTGGCAGTGCTGGGAGTGTGCTCGGCTGTTCCCTTCACGGGATACACCCCCGAAGTGCAGGCTGAGAGAGCACGCTTCTTCCAAAGCTTCCGTGCTGCTCAGGCTGCCGCCGTTCCTCAGCAGGCCCTGTACCACCATGCTGCTGCCGCCCCTCAGCACAGCTTCCACCATGCCGCCCTAGTCCAGCCCAAGTGGACCGGACCCGTAGCTGCCACCGTCCCCGCCGGCGTCGACGGCACCATCACGCCCGTGTCCGACACCCAAGAGGTGGCTGCCGCCCGCAACGCCTTCAACAGCGCCTACCAGGCCCAGCTGAGGGCCACAGTGGGTGCCGTTCCTGCCGTGCACTCTCACGTCCCCGCCCACCACCACGCCCCCACCTACCATCACGCCCCAGCCGTCCCTCACCACGGCTTCCACCACGCCGCCCCCGTGCAGCCCAAGTGGACCGGCCCCGTGGCAGCCACCGTGCCCGCCGGACTCCCAGGCTCCGCCCCGCAGGTCGCCGACACTCCCGAAGTCGCAGCCGCCAAGCAGCAGTTCTTCAGCACCTTCAACAGGCAGGCGGCAGCTGCGGCGCCCCCGTCGAGGCATTACTACTAGACCCAACTGTCATAATGTatataaagaagtaaaaataaatgacctgaagatattttattagtattatttagcaCTGGCATCTTTTTCAACAATCAAtagcacacgcaaatatatagaaatacacaatgATCAAACAACCTAACTATCTCTACATATGTCCGAACACACACATTAGTTGAAGCTCAAATATAAACAGACCGATGAGAGAACAAAGAAACGTACAAAATACTCAGCTAAATCCAGCCCACTTCGAAAAATGCAATATAGGTCACAAGAttagagaagaatgaaggaactAACAGACAGGATATGAATCAACCAGTGAAATCTCGCGTGAACTCGACCGTCACATCGCGTCGTGCAGAGGGACTTCTAGGACGCCGGGGCAAGGCGGGGAAAGGGGTCAAGCAAGGTCAAGAGGCCAAAGTCGGGAAGGGCCAAAGTGATGCCCAAATCCGGCGACAGAGtgatttgttatattttgttgatatatatatttttggtcgtGTTTCAAGGAGTAATAGTTCACGACACAGAGCTGCCACCTTGTTGTGCATATGCATGTTCgatatcctccctttctctctgtctgcctctgtgtctctctctttctctctctgtttctttaaccctttctctatttctctctctatctttctctgtctctctctgtctctcttggtctctctgtctctcttggtctctctgtctccctctctctatgtatattaatatatacatatattttgtatatacatatattttgtatatatacatatttatacacttatattcatatatacatatacatttacaaatagaaagacacaccaacacaaccacaaatatatatgtatatctgtgtgtgtgtgtgtgtgcatagatatatgtacacatatgtagatatgtgtgtgtgtgtgtgcatagatatatgtacacatatgtagatatgtgtgtgtgtgtgtgtgcatagatatatgtacacatatgtagatatatgtgtgtgcttatatagctgtatatctttatatgcacacatctatatcaaaatatatacactagtatgcatatataaattcatatatactgtatatgcatatatgtatgtatatttacatatattacatatttattgaaacattgatagaaatatagatataaagaaaaaatatgatccaACGTTTCCACCGAGAACAAGGCTCGTGGCCTCCGTTTCCAAACCAGCCAGAGTCAAGTACGTAAATAAACGCGCGACGCCCTATTTACAATCAACTAACAGGAGGGCGAAAAAAGGAACATATACCTTATCAAATCAAGCGACGCTTTCCTGTTTCTATCGAAGTACTGAGAAGCCGATCTAGAtagtacaaatgtatgtacatatgattggcacaaatgtataaaaaatggaCAAAGCccaaatgtgtatacatgcacgtgtCTAcctgtacatgtgaatatatatatatatatatatatatatatatatatatatatatatttattatttatatatatgtatgcatatacactgtatgaatatatatgtatatgtatagagagataattatatattgttAGATGGATTGCTGGAAGGCTAGATTgatctataaatatattgatagatagatagttggatatacataaacaaactaataaatgtatatattgtctaTGGATTCACCTGAATGAAGGAAGCAGCGGAAATGCTCTGAAAGGTCGGCCAGCGGGACGCGGACGCGCCTCCACAGATGACGCGGCCGCTACGCCGCGGCTTCTGACTGACCTTCCGTCCTGGTATATAAAGCCAACAAAATCTTGCTTTATCGCAGTGCGGGTCTTCGATCGGGAAATAATCATGACGCCTCTGGTAATGACAGCAATGCATAGTTCATTTTAGAAGCGAGACAGTGGCAGTGGTAGCTTTGCATGGTGTTTGGTCTGTGGAAATTTGGGAATTGTGAAAGTCTTCAGGAGCATTACTTTTTTCTGCATCCATGAGAACGATTTCTTTTTTATGCATCATAATGTGTGAAGGAATACATCAACATAAACAAAGACTGAGGGGAAATGTTTCTTTGACAGGTTTTGTTGGCAGTGCTGGGAGTGTGCTCGGCTGTTCCCTTCACGGGATACACCCCCGAAGTGCAGGCTGAGAGAGCACGCTTCTTCCAAAGCTTCCGTGCTGCTCAGGCTGCCGCCGTTCCCCAGCAGGCCCTGTACCACCATGCTGCTGCCGCCCCTCAGCACAGCTTCCACCACGCCGCCCTAGTCCAGCCCAAGTGGACCGGACCCGTAGCTGCCACCGTCCCCGCCGGCGTCGACGGCACCATCACGCCCGTGTCCGACACCCAAGAGGTGGCTGCCGCCCGCAACGCCTTCAACAGCGCCTACCAGGCCCAGCTGAGGGCCACAGTGGGTGCCGTTCCTGCCGTGCACTCTCACGTCCCCGCCCACCATCACGCCCCCGCCCACCACCACGCCCCCACCTACCATCACGCCCCTGCCGTCCCTCACCACGGCTTCCACCACGCCGCCCCAGTGCAGCCCAAGTGGACCGGCCCCGTGGCAGCCACCGTGCCCGCCGGACTCCCAGGCTCCGCCCCGCAGGTCGCCGACACTCCCGAAGTCGCAGCCGCCAAGCAGCAGTTCTTCAGCACCTTCAACAGGCAGGCGGCAGCTGCGGCGCCCCCATCGAGGCATTACTACTAGACCCAACTGCCATAATGtataaaatgaagtaaaaataaatgaactcTTAAgatatttcattagtattatttagcACTGGCATATTTTTCAACAATCAAtagcacacgcaaatatatatagaaatacacaatgGTCAAACAACCTaactatctctacatatatccGGACACACACATTAGTTGAAGCTCAAATATAAACAGACCGATGAGAGAACAAAGAAACGTACAAAATACTCAGCTAAATCCAGCCCACTTCGAAAAATGCAATATAGGTCACAAGAttagagaagaatgaaggaactAACAGACAGGATATGAATCAACCAGTGAAATCTCGCGTGAACTCGACCGTCACATCGCGTCGTGCAGAGGGACTTCTAGGACGCCGGGGCAAGGCGGGGAAAGGGGTCAAGCAAGGTCAAGAGGCCAAAGCCGGGAAGGGCCAAAGTGATGCACAAATCCGGCGACAGAGTGATTTGTTATATttgagttgataaaaaaaaattttggtcGTGTTTCAAGGATTGATAGTTCACGACACAGAGCTGCCACCTTGAGCATATGCATGTTcgatatcctccctctctctctctctgcctctgtctctctttttctctctgtttctttaaccctttccccatttctctctctctctttctctgtctgtctgttccacttattctcggtctctctctgtctctcttggtctctctgtctccctctctctatctatattaatacatatacatattatttgtatatatacatatttatatacttatattcatatatatatatatatatatatatatatatatatatattatatatatatatatacacatttacaaatagaaagacaccaacacaaccacaaatatatatgtatatctgtgtgtgtgtgcatagatatatgtacacatatgcagatatatgtgtgtgcttatatagctgtatatctttatatacacacatctatatcaaaatttatacattagtatgcatatataaattcatatatactgtatatgcatatacgtatgtatatatacatatataacatatacattgaaacatagatagaaatatagatataaagaaaaaatatgatccaACGTTTCCCACGAGAACAAGGCTCGTGGCCTCCGTTTCCAAACCAGCCAGAGTCAAGTACGTAAATAAACGCGCGACGCCCTGATTTACAATCAACTAacaggagggagaaataaagaacatATACCTTCTCAAATCAAGCGACGCTTTCCTGTTTTTATCGAAGTACTGAGAAGCCGATCTAGAtagtacaaatgtatgtacatatgattgGCACAAATGGACAAAGCccaaatgtgtatacatgcacgtgtCTAcctgtacatgtgaatatatatgtatatatatatatatatatatatatatatatatatatataattatttattatttatatatatgtatgcatatacactgtatgaatatatatgtatatgtatagagagataattatatattgttAGATGGATAGCTGGAAGGATAGATTgatctataaatatattgatagatagatagttggatatacataaacatactaataaatgtatatattgtctaTTGAATCACCTGAATGAAGGAAGCAGCGGAAATGCTCTGAAAGGTCGGCCAGCGGGACGCGGACGCGCCTCCACAGATGACGCGGCCGCTACGCCACGGCTTTTGACTGACCTTCCGTCCTGGTATATAAAGCCTAGAAAATCTTGCTTTATCGCAGTGCGGGTCTTCGATCGGGAAATAATCATGACGCctctggtaatgacaatgatgcatAGTCCATTTTAGAAGCGAGACAGTGGCAGTGTTAGCTTTGCATGGTGTTTGGTCTGTGGAAGTTTGGGAATTGTGAAAGTCTTCAGGAGCATTACTTTTTTCTGCATCCATGAGAACGATTTCTTTTTTATGCATCATAATGTGGGAAGGAAAACATCAACATAAACAAAGACTGAGGGGAAATTTTTCTTTGACAGGTTTTGTTGGCAGTGCTGGGAGTGTGCTCGGCTGTTCCCTTCACGGGATACACCCCCGAAGTGCAGGCTGAGAGAGCACGCTTCTTCCAAAGCTTCCGTGCTGCTCAGGCTGCCGCCGTTCCCCAGCAGGCCCTGTACCACCATGCTGCTGCCGCCCCTCAGCACAGCTTCCACCACGCCGCCCTAGTCCAGCCCAAGTGGACCGGACCCGTAGCTGCCACCGTCCCCGCCGGCGTCGACGGCACCATCACGCCCGTGTCCGACACCCAAGAGGTGGCTGCCGCCCGCAACGCCTTCAGCAGCGCCTACCAGGCCCAGCTGAGGGCCACAGTGGGTGCCGTTCCTGCCGTGCACTCTCACGTCCCCGCCCACCATCACGCCCCCACCTACCATCACGCCCCAGCCGTCCCTCACCACGGCTTCCACCACGCCGCCCCCGTACAGCCCAAGTGGACCGGCCCCGTGGCAGCCTACCGTGCCCGCCGGACTCCCAGGCTCCGCCCCGCAGGTCGCCGACACTCCCGAAGTCGCAGCCGCCAAGCAGCAGTTCTTCAGCACGTTCAACAGGCAGGCAGCAGCTGCGGCGCCCCCATCGAGGCATTACTACTAGACCCAACTgccataatgtatatacaaaggAAATCGATTAAAAGTGAAATAAAGTTATATTtctattcttgatttttttctcttgatatCATTgtttcaaacaaataaatatatatatatatgcaggttttACGTATTTAATAGTATGCatcttttgtttatctgtttatatttatttgatacTGTCAAACCTCTcacaaatttgaagaaaaaaaaaagcagaagttCTTCcgtacttttttctattttttctgtgcATTCAGAAGTTTCTGAGCTGACGAAATAGGATAATAAAATTTACCAGATTTGTAAATGCTGAATATATACCACGTGTCAAGAAGGCCACACACAGTACTAAAAATCAAGGTATACACACCTAGTGTTTCAGCGATTAATTAcctgctcacacacatatatatatacacatatatataagcatatatagatatacatatacacatttgtatgtatgtaggtacgtaaATGCCCAATCCAGATAAAAAGTCGAAGTCAGGAATATAGACATAAATGAAGACACGGATACGGAGTTTGAAAGGCAACTAAATTAACATTATTCTGTTTCAATTTACTTCAGTTCTTTTTAACAGGATGATTCAGTAATAGGTATCTTCAAAATGTACGGAATAAATTAATTTCAATGTCTACCATGATGTACGTCACTCCTGTGCGTTGAAATCCAATATCAAGCATTCTAAAGAAACAAGTGAATATTCCATTTTCAACATTCAAAATTTTCTCTGCAACCTTTCTTATTTCGCTATCGACAAAATGCTGCAGTATGAATCGTACATTTACTGAATATTGATAttcagaaaataatgaaagaattcCATCCACTCAGTACTGATTGCAACATTGGTTCACCTTCCAATTTTCTCAAACAAATTTTTCAAACCATAGTAATATCTCTCAGTACTACAGCATCATCTCACAAAGAATAGCCATCTTTGGCACACCCTTACAAAGTGAGTACATAATACTAAGTTTTTAGGAAGTTTAGAAATGGCCCTCATGCTGATGTTGGCGCCGGAGTCATATATATAACGGGCTTCCATCTCTAGCACAAAATGTAGAAGCATATTACATAGGTTTTACTTCCAAAACCTGTATGGAACTGCTAATCATCTTTTATTTCCCTGGGACGTATCTTATATACAACTACATATCTGCTGTTTGTGTTCATGATGTATACCTGTGATCACTCTCtgcatttgattttcttttgctATGTCAGAATAAACGATcgatatatccatgtatactcATGTACGCGTGTGAATCATATGGCTTTATTGAGATAAATAATTTaagtcatttttcatttcttcatagCTTTAACTTTGAGGGGTTTGACAGTTATCAAGCAAAGAGATGTATACCATCATAAACGTAAAACCTGGAAATTAATTGACCCCTTggtattttagttattttctgTACAAGGGTATCAGTTAATGAAGATTAGAAATATAACTATTTCAGTTTTAATCGATTTTCTTCGTATATACATTATGGCAGTTGGGTCTATTAGTAATGCCTCGACGGGGGCGCCGCAGCTGCCGCCTGCCTGTTGAAGGTGCTGAAGAACTGCTGCTTGGCGGCTGCAACTTCGGGAGTGTCGGCGACCTGCGGGGCGGAGCCTGGGAGTCCGGCGGGCACGGTGGCTGCCACGGGGCCGGTCCACTTGGGCTGCACTGGGGCGGCGTGGTGGAAGCCGTGGTGAGGGACGGCAGGGGCGTGATGGTAGGTGGGGGCGTGGTGGTGGGCGGGGGCGTGGTGGTGGGCGGGGACATGAGAGTGCACGGCAGGAACGGCACCCACTGTGGCCCTCAGCTGGGCCTGGTAGGCGCTGTTGAAGGCGTTGCGGGCGGCAGCCACCTCTTGGGTGTCGGACACGGGCGTGATGGTGCCGTCGACGCCGGCGGGGACGGTGGCAGCTACGGGTCCGGTCCACTTGGGCTGGACTAGGGCGGCGTGGTGGAAGCTGTGCTGAGGGGCGGCAGCAGCATGGTGGTACAGGGCCTGCTGAGGAACGGCGGCAGCCTGAGCAGCACGGAAGCTTTGGAAGAAGCGTGCTCTCTCAGCCTGCACTTCGGGGGTGTATCCCGTGAAGGGAACAGCCGAGCACACTCCCAGCACTGCCAACAAAACCTGTCAAAGAAACCTTTCCCCTTAGTCTTCGTTTATATTGATGTTTTCCTTCACACATTATGATGCATAAAAAATTAATCATTCTCATGGATGCGGAAAAAAAGTAATGCTCTTGAAGGCTTTCACAATTCATAAACTCTTGCACCGGCCAAACACCATGCAAAGCTACCACTGCCACTGTCTTGCTTCTAAAATAACCTATGCATTGCTGTCATTACCAGGGGCGTCATGGTTATTTCCCGATCGAAGACCCGTACTGCACCAAAGCAAGATTTTGTTGGCTTTATATACCAGGACGGAAGGTCAATCAGAAGCCGCGGCGTAGCGGCCGCGTCATCTGTGGAGGCGCGTCCGCGTCCCACTGGCCGACCTTTCAGAATAtttacactggcacacacacacacactctaacaggcacaaacacacctatattcacacagacacgcaaagaTGTGTTTGTAAATTATTATAGTCATTTATAAATGTTTTGTTTAAAAGTTCACAATTCAGTGGGGGAAGTAGTAAGCAGTTTTATCAAGTCCTATGTCAGGCGAGTGGTTGTTTTCATCTCGCCCACAGGTGTGTTGAGTGTCTgttattaaaaatcttgttttacccagAAGTTATAATGCTTGTTAATTTGATTATAAATGTTGAATCCATATGTATTGACCAGTGATAACTAACACGATTCGTAGCTTTGATCTcccacgcagagagagagagagaaaggtttagGAAAATGAGAATAGGCTAACACACTAAATTTACTGCTAGCCGTTGTTGTGAGgaattttttattctttacattttatatatttatttatcaattattattattattattattattattattattattattaatgataataataatgatatttattattattatcatcattattgctattatttagcCTGCAGTTTCAGCAACGGAATTGGTCGAAGGTGACAATGCCGATTGTGCCAAGTAATGAAATACGAAAGAAACAATAGatcagagaaaaaagaagaaaggaatttGTGAAAGAAgaggcttgatttttttttaacccgagtaaataacggaaaataccgggaaatgggggggggggggaagggggggttgaatGTCTCGATCCCGTCTCAAATTTACTTTTATCATACTTATTGTTGGAGTTATAAttagtaagagaaagaaggagtataATTAACCCTAGACTTGATTTAAGTTAATAGAAGACAATATTCCTTGTTTAATCTATAATGTTTAGTACTAAGATTTACATTGCCATACGCCACTCGTTTATTTTTAtacagttaaagaataaataagaattgGTTTAAACGTTTTTTTATGACTCATCAAAGAAATAAATTCAGTCCGCCCCACAAGCCTAAGACGAGCTAAGTCATAAGTCACTTGTATGTAAATTAGGAAAGTCTAATTGTTTTATCTCGGGGATTCCTTCAGCCCAAAACCCGGGTTGTGGCTGCGATACCAAGGTTATAGTTTCATTATTTGTAATAAACTTCATCTTGACGAACCGGAAGCAGTAACTTATTTGGATATATTTTAGTTTGTATATGAAAAAGTcgtttatatattcgtatatatgtgtgtgtgtgtgtgtgtgtgtgtgtgtgtgtgtgtgtgtgtgtgtgtgtgtgtgactgtataaataagtgaatgtatatatatatatatatatatatatatattcatatgtatatattcatatatatacatattcagatatatatgaatgtatatatatgtatatatatatatattcatatatatatatgaatatatatatatatatatatatgaatatatatatatgtatatgaatatatatatatatatatatatatatatatgaatatatatatatatgtatatttatatatatgtatattatatatatgtatatatatatatatatatatatatatatatatat from Penaeus chinensis breed Huanghai No. 1 chromosome 30, ASM1920278v2, whole genome shotgun sequence includes the following:
- the LOC125041080 gene encoding LOW QUALITY PROTEIN: ataxin-2 homolog (The sequence of the model RefSeq protein was modified relative to this genomic sequence to represent the inferred CDS: deleted 1 base in 1 codon) produces the protein MEENNITINTEGKFLWQVLLAVLGVCSAVPFTGYTPEVQAERARFFQSFRAAQAAAVPQQALYHHAAAAPQHSFHHAALVQPKWTGPVAATVPAGVDGTITPVSDTQEVAAARNAFNSAYQAQLRATVGAVPAVHSHVPAHHHAPAHHHAPTYHHAPAVPHHGFHHAAPVQPKWTGPVAATVPAGLPGSAPQVADTPEVAAAKQQFFSTFNRQAAAAAPPSRHVTRLEKNEGTNRQDMNQPVKSRVNSTVTSRRAEGLLGRRGKAGKGVKQGQEAKAGKGQMRVFDREIIMTPLVLLAVLGVCSAVPFTGYTPEVQAERARFFQSFRAAQAAAVPQQALYHHAAAAPQHSFHHAALVQPKWTGPVAATVPAGVDGTITPVSDTQEVAAARNAFSSAYQAQLRATVGAVPAVHSHVPAHHHAPTYHHAPAVPHHGFHPPPPYSPSGPAPWQPTVPAGLPGSAPQVADTPEVAAAKQQFFSTFNRQAAAAAPPSRHYY
- the LOC125041081 gene encoding cuticle protein CP1876-like, whose product is MTPLVLLAVLGVCSAVPFTGYTPEVQAERARFFQSFRAAQAAAVPQQALYHHAAAAPQHSFHHAALVQPKWTGPVAATVPAGVDGTITPVSDTQEVAAARNAFNSAYQAQLRATVGAVPAVHSHVPAHHHAPAHHHAPTYHHAPAVPHHGFHHAAPVQPKWTGPVAATVPAGLPGSAPQVADTPEVAAAKQQFFSTFNRQAAAAAPPSRHY